A stretch of the Aegilops tauschii subsp. strangulata cultivar AL8/78 chromosome 4, Aet v6.0, whole genome shotgun sequence genome encodes the following:
- the LOC109742899 gene encoding photosynthetic NDH subunit of subcomplex B 1, chloroplastic, which produces MQTPTMPTPMATRPTSTMAPKLPAPSTPRQCYLLPGRRAGLARGAPSASSKKRNPWLDPFDDGPDEEFDYTGVYSGGKQEEDPRPPEDAENPYGFLRFPMGYMPELDSLASKVRGDVRRVCCVVSGGVYENVLFLPVVQMLKDRYPGVLVDVVASARGKQVYEMCKNVRYANVYDPDDEWPEPAEYTHQLGVMKNRYYDMVLSTKLAGTGHALFLFMSSAREKVGYVYPNVNGAGAGLFLTEMFKPATTNLADGGYNMYQDMLEWLGRPAKGVPQQPTPPLRVSISKKLRAVVEDKYNRAGVEKGKYVVIHGIESDSVANMKSRGDDDCLLPLELWAEIAKEISSGGNGLRPLFVMPHEKHREEIEEIVGEETAYLFITTPGQLTCLINDSAGVVATNTAAVQLANARDKPCVALFSSKAKARLFLPYAEERKSCTVVASATGKLAGIDIEAVKKAVKDLEPAPSFALAQT; this is translated from the exons ATGCAAACACCAACCATGCCGACGCCCATGGCCACGCGGCCGACGTCGACAATGGCGCCGAAGCTGCCCGCGCCGTCGACGCCGCGGCAATGCTACCTCCTGCCAGGCCGCCGGGCGGGGCTGGCGCGCGGCGCCCCCTCGGCGTCGTCGAAGAAGCGGAACCCGTGGCTCGACCCGTTCGACGACGGGCCCGACGAGGAGTTCGACTACACGGGCGTGTACTCGGGCGGGAAGCAGGAGGAGGACCCGCGGCCGCCGGAGGACGCGGAGAACCCCTACGGGTTCCTCCGGTTCCCCATGGGGTACATGCCGGAGCTGGACAGCCTGGCCTCCAAGGTGCGCGGCGACGTGCGCCGCGTCTGCTGCGTGGTCTCCGGCGGCGTCTACGAGAACGTGCTCTTCCTCCCCGTGGTGCAGATGCTCAAGGACCGGTACCCCGGCGTGCTCGTCGACGTGGTGGCGTCGGCGCGCGGGAAGCAGGTCTACGAGATGTGCAAGAACGTGCGGTACGCCAACGTGTACGACCCCGACGACGAGTGGCCGGAGCCCGCCGAGTACACCCACCAGCTCGGCGTCATGAAA AATAGGTACTACGACATGGTCCTGTCGACCAAGCTGGCAGGGACGGGGCACGCGCTGTTCCTCTTCATGTCGTCGGCGCGGGAGAAGGTGGGCTACGTCTACCCCAACGTCAACGGCGCCGGCGCGGGACTGTTCCTCACCGAGATGTTCAAGCCGGCGACCACCAACCTCGCCGACGGTGGCTACAACAT GTACCAGGACATGCTGGAGTGGCTGGGCCGGCCGGCCAAGGGCGTGCCGCAGCAGCCGACGCCGCCGCTCAGGGTGTCCATCTCCAAGAAGCTGAGGGCGGTGGTGGAGGACAAGTACAACCGCGCGGGCGTGGAGAAGGGCAAGTACGTCGTCATCCACGGCATAGAATCGGACTCCGTCGCCAACATGAAGTCCAGGGGAGACGACGACTGCCTCCTCCCCCTCGAACTGTGGGCAGAGATCGCCAAGGAGATCAG CTCTGGAGGCAATGGGCTGAGGCCTCTGTTTGTGATGCCACATGAGAAGCACAGGGAAGAGATCGAGGAGATTGTCGGTGAGGAGACGGCCTACCTGTTCATCACTACTCCTGGACAG CTCACCTGCCTCATCAATGACTCTGCGGGCGTCGTCGCGACCAACACGGCCGCCGTTCAGCTCGCCAACGCCCGTGACAAGCCATG TGTGGCGCTGTTCTCCTCCAAGGCGAAGGCGAGGCTGTTCCTGCCGTACGCGGAGGAGAGGAAGAGCTGCACCGTTGTCGCGTCGGCGACAGGCAAGCTGGCCGGCATTGACATCGAGGCGGTGAAGAAGGCGGTCAAGGACTTGGAGCCCGCTCCTAGCTTCGCATTGGCACAAACATAA